The genomic window TCATCATGAGATTAAGGAAATCCCATGCAAGAAGACCCACATGACTTAGCTCTCAAGTGCAATGAATAGTGACCATCCGGTAAGAAAAGATATGTTTGATTATCATTTGGAAAGCCAAAAATGAGGTTATTGTTAAGAAATCAATCCTGAATCTTTTGACCAAATAACACACCACCAACTGACAAATGGAACCCATTCGGGCACAAACTACCTTCCTCTCTACAACGACTTGGTCAATTCGGAAATTTGCTTTTATGTCTGCAGACAGGAGGCCGGGAAAAGGCTCGGATGTTTTGCGATTATCCAGAATGAACAAGGTGTCTCCTTCATAATATGTAGAATCCTTCGAGAAtgctctaaatttttttttcaaaatcattaTGATTGCgttttataatgaaaatttaaaacaacgagagaaattaaataaaaattgaaaactttgggGAGTATGAATCCATTACACTCCAATTTAGCGAATCCACCATCAAATTATTGTTTGGTTGACGTATTATGACTCGTGTTGAATATGGACTTGAACCTCCCCACTGAATACGCGATTCAAGGAGTGTGGAACAAGAAATTAGCCCGAAATGTTCTAATTTTACCCTCAGGATTCTAAAACCTTCGTCAGCAGCCCCTCTCACATAGCCTCCATTGCTCTACTCTTTCTCTTCtgaaaaagcaaagaaagaatCGGTTCTCAACCAAACTTTGATTTTGCTCTGCTTCTCTTTTGTCAAATTCCATTTATTCTCCTTCACTCTCTCACTTTGACAGTCAGGCAAGCAATTTTCACCCCTTCCTTCCCTTTTGCTGCTACATTTTACTGTTTCATAATCAATTGCTAAATTACTATTTTTGATATTGTAGAGTGATTGTTGTGCTTTGTATCTTGTTTGGGGTTTTTAGGGCTTTGGGAATTAATCTCTCTAGAAATCAAGGTCTGAGTTTTAGTGGGATTATTGGTTATTATGGGGCGTTATTTTGAGGGATTTCAAGGTTTTTTTCTTTGGTCAGTgttgattaaataaaattgattttaacAGAATTGCTTCCTCTTCATTTCTTTGCCTTTCAGCTAGGAGAGCTTAGTTGATTTGAACATTCTttatgcatgattaaattaattcttaattgTTCCGGCAATCTTTCAAGTGAAGGGTGATGGGTTGGTCGAGTTTttcttgaaatttgatttttgtaATATTCTTCTTTTAGGGGATAGAACCAGGTGTTTCCAGTTGCATAGGTTAAAATCTGTACTCAGCACTGAGATATTTGCCGTTTTTTTAGAAACCTTTATAATGGCTATTGTGTAGCTGCTAATAGGTGGTACCCGTTGTTTTGACAGAGCAGGTCCTTCAAAGGCAGAGAGAGGTCCCTGGATATTCTTTTTCCGAATACATGGATTAGAGTACTGGTCGCATTCCTTCaacatcttttccttttttgtttttccaTATAACAGTTTGGTGCTTCGCACAAATCGCTTATTAGCAGTGATATCGTATGGTTCACAAAGCTTTCTGGAATGCCATCTTTTCTGTATTTTGATGTTAATGTTCATTTACAAATTAGTCAGCTATACTATTTGCTAATTAGGATCATATCCTTTAAATACTTTATCTCTTCATTGGGTGATTTCAGAAGCATATTTACTTTGTTACTTGAAGGATAAAAATCTCAGTAGTCTCCTTTATTCGTACTGTTAACTGTCATTAGTGACTGTTGAAGGAAAGCCTTGAGGTGTCTGTAATTTGTTAAATTCAACTAAATATGAAATCTACTGCATGAATAAGCAGCTTACTTGTAGTCAAACGTTTTTGGTGCCCAATTGTCAAAGGACTAAAAATAATTGTCATATCATGATTTCGAGAGATCAAAAAGTTATCGAATTTGCTCATGCAATATGATGAAGAAGAATTTGGACAGAGCGAGGGGATCAACGAAGAtgaagatggagaaaaaaaaaatcttttactacaatttaatataaaatattattttcaaattttagaaaatacaaaaataaaaaatcttttcatataatttaatatgaaatattattctttaatattaaattgatgtaaaaaaaatattaaaatattaaaaggcATATTTGTCATTGagtatttttttacaattatataattaTTCTTTTCAACCAAATGAATACTATTACAATACTTATTCCATCTAACAAAATCACTGTTATGCCTATTTAATTACATTCTCACAGAATGACTATTTTATTACAACTTTATTTCATTCCAGTGAACTAAATATATTGTAAATagttgagagaattgaaagaatatgatttaaattaaaagaaaaaaaagacttaaatttatatagcaaataaactggtcattttagtcgtttaaaaaaaattatcaattgaattttttaactatttggaaaattttatcaTTAGACGAAAAATTACTGAGGTGTTAGCAGAGACATTAAAAGCGGGTCTTATAAAACACATTTTTGGCCATCTCAATTTAAAACACATACTGCTAAATgtgttttctatttttctctccAAATCTATTTAtctctttaaattaaaaaaaaaacgacatactttactaaatatttttcaaatttgacattTTGGGCTAATTTTTCCCATGACACGAACCGTATTTTATGTTTAACAAAATGCGTTAAACAAGTGTACAGTGGAAGTAGGGACACGTTGGGAATTTCAAAAAACATCATTCCCTCAATTTGGAACCAAAATTTCCGAAACTCTAGATTTGGCGCTCTTCATCTCTCTCTCTCAATTAACTGGCCAAGTGAAGTGTCGCTTCTAACATTTTGCCCTAGGTTTTTTCTCCTGCAATCCTTCAGTTTCCTCTAAAAATTTTAACCCATCATTTCGAGTTTTCTCTTATTCTCTCTCGATCCAAACATCTATCTGTGCCCAAAAGTCCCTAATTTGAGGGCTTCGATGGAGGTAAATCTGACGGGAGGGGCAGTGGCTCGTATTATAAACAGAGAGGTGTCGACGGAGAGGGATTTGAAACCTTTGCTTCAAGTCATAGAGTTGAAAGAGGTTCAAACGACGTCTAAGAATccgcagcagcagcagcagcagcagcagcagcaagaACCGAAAAAGAGCGAGAGGTATAGGCTATTGCTATCGGATGGGTCGTTGACGCAGCAAGGAATGCTCGCTACCAGTAAGAATGAACTTGTGAAATCCTCGAAGCTGCAAATTGGCTCCGTTATTCAATTGACTCAGTACATTTGCAACGTAATCCAAGATCGCATGTATACCCCTCTTTCTCTCTCTTTATATTTATTTCTGGACATATTTTCGATGAAAGATTGAAGGATATTTTTCTTAATTACTATTTCGTTTATTTCACCATTCAGTTGATGATCCTTTGCGTATATAAAGAACTTATATTTGTTGGGTTTCAACCTGTGACGACATGATTAGTTGTCTGTTTTGTGTTTTTGGGTgggtttatatatttttcttcttttcattgtTAATTGATGACAATAACTTGGCACGTTTATATATCTAACGATTGATTTGGTTCTTTTCTTCTtgaacttaaaatttaatttctcaaAGTAATTGAATATTTTGTTCACAATTCACACTTTAAACTCTGATGAGGGATCCGTCTTTGTGTCTGCATAGCTTTTTGCTCAAGCTTTGTGATTTTTGTTGCATCTCTGTGTAGGTCAATGTGCTAATTTTCTCGATGACCTTATTTTCTGTCCCTTGCATGCAGGATTGTTATTATCATTGAGTTGGATGTGATAGTTGAAAAATGTGATATTATTGGGAAGCCTGTAGCAGCACCAAGATCTTCTAGGCTAACTCAAGCCCCTACTGATCAACCTGGGACGGTGATGGCACAGAGCAATTCATTAGGGGGAAGCTCAGTTGGGGGCAGCATGGCTGATAGGTTGAACTCAGCTGGGACCACTCTGCAACAGCCTAGAATGAATCAATGGCATGGTAATTCTCGTTCAAATGAATCTGATCAGATAAACTATCCTGCTGCAAATGCACCACCCTCTTATCCCAAAGCGGATCCTTCTGCCGGTTTTCCTGGATCTTCACCTCTAGATAGACCATATGGTGTTCAGAGTACGGGTTTCAATAATCCGAGGCCAGCAACTTCACGTCCTCTAAGCACCTCTAACTACCAATCCGTACCTACATATCAACAGCCATCCCCAATGTACACTAACCGAGGGCCTGTTGCCAAGAATGAGGCACCACCCAGGATAATCCCAATTTCTGCTCTGAATCCATATCAGGGCCGGTGGACAATAAAAGCCAGAGTAACAGCAAAGGGAGAACTTAGGCGCTACAACAATGCACGTGGtgaaggaaaagttttctctttTGACCTCCTTGATTCTGATGGTGGAGAAATACGGGTGACCTGCTTTAATGCTGTGGTTGACCAATTCTATAACCAGATTGAAACTGGTAAGATATATCTGATTTCTAGGGGAAGTCTAAAACCCGCTCAGAAGGCATTTAATCACCTTAATAATGAGCATGAAATACTTCTTGATAGCACATCAACAATACAGCCATGTTATGAGGATGACAACAGAATTCCAAGACAGCAATTTCATTTCCGTACCATAAGTGATATTGAAGGTATGGAGAACAATAGTATTGTGGATATAATTGGTGTGGTATCATTTATCAGCCCTGCTGCTTCAATAATGAGAAAAAATGGTGTTGAAACTCAGAAGAGAACCCTTCATTTGAAGGACATGTCTAGCCGAAGCGTTGAGTTAACTTTATGGGGATCTTTATGCAATGCTGAAGGACAAAAGCTCCAATCTTTGTGTGATTCTGGGGAGTTTCCAGTTCTGGCTGTGAAAGCTGGTAGGGTGAATGATTTTAATGGGAAGGCAGTGGGCTCTATCTCTTCAACCCAGTTATTTATAGATCCTGATTTTCCTGAGGCTCATAGTTTAAAGAATTGGTTTGTCACTGATGGGAGGAACACTCCTACTGTCTCTATCTCCAGGGAAACGTCAAGTGTGAGTAGAACAGATAATAGAAAAACTTTATCACAAGTCAAAGATGAGAAGCTCGGAACTTCTGAGAAACCAGATTGGATTACAGTGGCAGCAAGGATTGCATACATCAAGTTGGACAATTTCTGCTATACAGCTTGTCCCATCATGAATGGGGATCGTCAATGCAACAAAAAGGTTACAAATAATGGAGATGGGAAGTGGTGGTGTGATAAATGTGATAGGTCAGTAGATGAATGTGACTACAGGTATATAATTCAGTTGCAGATACAGGATCATACAGGTATAATATGGGTGACTGCTTTTCAGGAATCTGGTCAGGATATCATGGGGGTGCCTGCAAAAGATTTGTACTATCTGAGGTATGAAAACCAAGAtgatgaaaaatttatggaaatcACTCGTCGAGTTATGTTTAATAAATACATATTCAAGTTAAAGGTAAAGGAGGAAACTTTTAGTGATGAACAGCGTGTGAAATCAACAGTGGTGAAAGTAGAAAAAGTAAATTTTTCGTCGGAAGCGAGGTACCTTTTGGATTTGATTGATAAGATTAAAGCAAATGATTCAGGTCTTTTTGCACCAAAGGCAGAGTTTACCACTCCCAATACTGGACTGGATTACACCGGAGTTGGGATTGATGGAAGGAGGGATCTTGCACCACCAACTGCTAGTAGAGAAAATGGATTACCAGTAAACCAAGGGGGTCAATATGGAAACCATTATGGTGGTTCTGGGCTTAGAGAATCTGCTTCGAACATGGATATATTCTGTAATAGTTGTGGGGTTACAGGTCATAGCTCTACAAATTGTCCTACCATCATGAATGGTCCAGTACAGGCCATTGGTAGGGGCTATTCTGATAGAGTATTTACTGGGGCAAGTGTTGGTGGTGTCTCAGGTGAGTGCTTTAAATGTCATCAAACTGGACATTGGGCCAGAGACTGCCCAAACTCTGGACGTTTACCTCCATTGAAGCACTGATTTTTCTTCAGGAAGATATGGAGGTGTTCAGAGGCAACAGGTAGGCTGGTTTTGAAGTTTTTTGGAATATGTATTGAACATTAAATCAGCCCATCATTTTGTAGCATATCATCTATCCCTTCTAATTGTATGTTATTGGTTTCTCAGGAGTTAGACATTGGACTTGGGAGGCATGAGTTGCTGCTGGAATGCCATTTGGACAACCTTAAAGTGAACTTAATAGGTTAGGGCTTTCTGGCAGAGACTTGAGATGGCGGTGGCCCAGGTTCTGTCATTTTGTATTGGGGTCATGCATGCGAAAAGCCTGATGAGCTTGGCAGTCTGAAAAGGGTAGCTTTTCAAGCATTTTGGTTTTGGTGTATTTAGTGCGGACTCTATATCTTTACATATTGCATGGGTCTGTTTTCTACATGTAAAAAAATGGGATTGTGGTATAATCTTTGGTTGTACTAACCTTTTGTTGCATTGCGTGTTCCTGAATTTTATGACAAACACCTTCCATTGGTTTGCactgaaatttgaaattttcgtttTTAAAAATGTCTGTATAAAGTCACAAGCAGTAGAAACTAGAAAGCAATTGAATCTGTGCCATTATGACTTGTATGGAAGGCAAAGGCATGATGAGGGCCGTCGGAGCTGTTCAAGTCAAGACAGGCACTCTGAATTTAGTTGTAGTAAAAAAATGAGGGGTGTACTCGCTCCCAACTAAGGACAATGTTATTAAACATG from Gossypium hirsutum isolate 1008001.06 chromosome D12, Gossypium_hirsutum_v2.1, whole genome shotgun sequence includes these protein-coding regions:
- the LOC107947368 gene encoding replication protein A 70 kDa DNA-binding subunit E, with translation MEVNLTGGAVARIINREVSTERDLKPLLQVIELKEVQTTSKNPQQQQQQQQQQEPKKSERYRLLLSDGSLTQQGMLATSKNELVKSSKLQIGSVIQLTQYICNVIQDRMIVIIIELDVIVEKCDIIGKPVAAPRSSRLTQAPTDQPGTVMAQSNSLGGSSVGGSMADRLNSAGTTLQQPRMNQWHGNSRSNESDQINYPAANAPPSYPKADPSAGFPGSSPLDRPYGVQSTGFNNPRPATSRPLSTSNYQSVPTYQQPSPMYTNRGPVAKNEAPPRIIPISALNPYQGRWTIKARVTAKGELRRYNNARGEGKVFSFDLLDSDGGEIRVTCFNAVVDQFYNQIETGKIYLISRGSLKPAQKAFNHLNNEHEILLDSTSTIQPCYEDDNRIPRQQFHFRTISDIEGMENNSIVDIIGVVSFISPAASIMRKNGVETQKRTLHLKDMSSRSVELTLWGSLCNAEGQKLQSLCDSGEFPVLAVKAGRVNDFNGKAVGSISSTQLFIDPDFPEAHSLKNWFVTDGRNTPTVSISRETSSVSRTDNRKTLSQVKDEKLGTSEKPDWITVAARIAYIKLDNFCYTACPIMNGDRQCNKKVTNNGDGKWWCDKCDRSVDECDYRYIIQLQIQDHTGIIWVTAFQESGQDIMGVPAKDLYYLRYENQDDEKFMEITRRVMFNKYIFKLKVKEETFSDEQRVKSTVVKVEKVNFSSEARYLLDLIDKIKANDSGLFAPKAEFTTPNTGLDYTGVGIDGRRDLAPPTASRENGLPVNQGGQYGNHYGGSGLRESASNMDIFCNSCGVTGHSSTNCPTIMNGPVQAIGRGYSDRVFTGASVGGVSGECFKCHQTGHWARDCPNSGRLPPLKH